The segment CAGTTGCTGATGGGCCTGATCAAGGTCTTCACTGGCAGATGTAGAGGAGAATGGAACTCTGCAAATATTTCTCTCTGCTTCGGTGACTTTTCTATGTCATAAAAGACATCATTGCAGAATCCCTCAAGTTCTGCTGAAAAGGGGCTCATATGTGCTCTGGCGGCATTAGACACCATGTGCAGTGTCTCCACATATGTCCAGAAGGTTGGGGTTCTCCTTTCTCGCTTGTGTCTCTAGTCCAGTTTTCTTGCCTCTCATTACAGCACTATTATCCATAAGAATACTGATGACCGGCCAAGACCATGAGACTACAGGATTTCTTTGAGCTCCTGCATAAGGACTGAAGCAGTGGCGATGCTTACTTTCTGGCTAGCGAGATGCTGTGCTGTTAGCTTAATTAATATTTagtaaaaacatgcttttttttgtctgaattCGGGAGCAAAGTCATGTGTATTTAAATAGCTGGCATATAGGTTAGAAACAGATAGTTTCGTCAATGCCACTTTATCttcagaaagttttttttacgaAGAATGACCAAGCGCTGCACAAATTTAAATGACAAAACGTGTTTGGCTACAAACATGTACACGTATTGCTCATATAAGCTGTCAGGCATGGAAGCCGCTGTGGCAGATTTAGATGTACACTCCAGTAGTGTACCAGTGTGAGTCAGAGCATGAACCAAAGCTTTGTGGCAGGCGTCCGCTTCATGGCGAAGAAGCACTTTCTTCCTGCTGCTGCCATACACCAATTTCTAGGAGCACACGCTGCAGAAGCCAAAACACTCCTTTAATTTGCAGCATCAACTTCTGAAAGGCTTTCCATCATTGCCTCTTTCCTCAAGACATACCCAGCACCATTTGTTTCTCAATGAATGATGTATTTTCACTGTGTGTAATAATTTTAGCTTCCATTTTCAGCTGTCGCCGCGCTAATGCTAGACAAGACGTTTTGGCAGATTCCCGCTGATTGGTCTGTTGTAGTCTTTTTTCTACAAAATCACTCCACCACCACTTCTCATATTGGATCCACCTTCCTGACGTCACCGGAATGCCACTcaagtattgattttttttttctcctattcATAGATAaagattgtttaaaaacaaaaaaatctattcgAGGTGACACCCGCCCAAATGACACCACTCGCATGGACACAATGAATAGGTTTACACATATGAAGGTCTGGTCTTGTCCCCAAAAACACATACGCTAGAATTCCAGCATCACGCCGGAGTActttaatccatccatacaaTTACAAACCGTATAGTAGACGTTTTTTACAGCACAGATACACCTCCACGCTCGCTCGCATGTCATGTGCACGTTTTTttgctttaacacacacacatccatagGGCGAGtcttgttccaaaaaaaaataaaaaataatgaaaaaatcaTATGCAGGAGTACTTTAAGCCATGCAGTGTGACACTGATATAGAGTATTTGTATGTCCATTATTTCTTAAGGAAAAAAGTCGAAACAAATCAGAAGGTCAGCTAGATTGGAATGGATTGTTATCGAtcttggaggttccactgtaatctaaaaataaataaaatggaggcTTGGAATTGTTTGCTATAGAGGATGAAAATCATATTCACCTTTAACAATATCAGAAGATGGTTCCTTGGCTTTCCTGTTTTGATTTGCAGACTTCTCATTTTCCTATTTGAAAACCAAAGAAATACTCATAATTGATCACAATTCATGAATTTGTCTCTTGctgaaaatcaaacaataccCCATAAAAGGAATATAATTTTTCTGTATCTGCACAATGCATCGCGGGATATATTTAACTTTCTTCTGATCATTGTTGTTCactacttttcaagatgcattgtgggacaCATTGAGGGCACTGTTAAGGGGATAACCTATGCTCACTGCACATTTGAACATCACTTCAAAATGACGAACTCACTATATAGGGCACTAAACTCATATAGTGGATAGGGAGTGATGCCAAACACAGCCTCACTGTTGCTTCTTAATTGTACAGATTGATATCACAGAAGTGCGGTTGACTTAATTGTAATCATTGTGTGTTCCCTTTATTTTTTGAGCAGTGTACATACACTGAGCCTGTGGAAGTTGATATCCCAGTTTGCCGCCGCTCGAGTGGGAATAAATCTGTCGCCGAGCTTATTGGGTGATATTACTGGGGAAGCAGCAGGAGGTGGTGTTTTCTGCAAAGACAACAGATACACTGGGATGTGAGAAAAGTGCAGTATTAGTCACTGAATTAACAGGAATAAAGGAAGGGAAACTCACAGTAGGGCTCCGGTTGTCATTTTGATGGTTGATTTGGCGTAAAAGGCGGTATTCATATTGTGGATCCATTTTGAAGTGAAAGAGAGacctagaattttttttaaaaaatatatatataattatattattaaattagataatttaattacaattgcATATCATATTAAATATctacataaaattaaaataatatagtttaatgacatatttaaaaatattacatgatCCTTAAAACGTTGATTTTTGGATTGAAAAGTtagtcaaaaacaaataaaataaaaattgttcaaattaagagttaaaaaaagaattattacTGCAGCAGAAACAGAGATAACGATAGCAAATGATCATTGAGTATTAAAATTTTAATGACATATCTAAACTATTCTAAGATAACAATTCTAGAAAACGACGCAAAATGCTCTGTTGTCCTTGTCCCTTCTCAACTACTGTTAATTTTGAATTGTATAGCTAACATTTAAGTtacaggtgtcaaactaaaGATCTGCAGGCCAGAGCCCACCTTCCACATCgttttatgtggcctgtgaaaCTTTGCCACGATTTCTCCTTGACTTTGTTTCAAAACTACCCATATAAAATGACAACAACCAAATGCTGGTGCAATAATGTGTCTAATATGATGGAACAATTACTAGGGTTCCCAATATAAAGAACGTGTTAGATAAGGGCCAATAAATGTAACTGCCTTGCGCACTAACGACACGCCTAGTCTGTTAACAAACACAGTTCACCTCAGCTTCTGGCTGGCAGACATTATGGCAAGCTTTATAAAAATCAGTAGTCTAGGCTCTTCAGCAATAACAAATGCCGTGTTTAATTCACACTGTTGCAATTGCACtttctttaaaagaaaaggtttaAGCTGTTGACGCTTCATTTTGAGTATCATTAAATTTGTTCCTGTTACCACAAAATATAAGCCGTATGTTTTGCATTGATTTCCCTGACTGTACCGTATGTGAAACAAACCGTGAATTTCTACTGCTGTATCGTTACACATATTAGAGTATGTGCTTCCATCATTGTAACCGGGCCATTTGAGGGCTAATTTATAACGACCAAGTGACCCGCGATGAAAACAAGTTTAATACCTCTAGCTTAAAGTGAGCTACGCCCATTTTTGACGGCTtgtttgcacatacagtacagaggcTTGTTATGGTGCAGCAAAGTGTAACAGTAACAAAATGACGTTTTAAAACCGAGGGGGCTAACCTTAGCTTACTTAGCGCAAGTAGCTAATTGTAGCATTCTACGGCTTGTGAGAACATATACCTCTGAAGAGAAGAGTCACTCTCTAATAACGCCAACCAAACTACAAACATTACCCCGAGATTCCAGACGTAGGAGATATATATTACCTTACTGCTCTGCAATGTGCATGTCAACAAGCGAAGTGAGTTTCACAcagttgcattgtgggatatcACCCACGTGACGTAAACACGGAAGTGCCTCACTCTAGCATCGAGATTGTAAAATGCCCTCGGAGCGACTGTGGGTTAAATAACTACTAGTCGACGCTCGTAGGCCAAAGAGTTATCTTAGCTGTTAGCTATATAAGCTAACCCTTCTAAAGATCCTGTGTTATACTCGATACAAAAAAAACGTTCAAATAAAGTGGCCCCCTCTGATGCCAGAACACACCAGTGACACAATGTGAAAGAAATGGCACAACAGAATATATTTCGAACATATGTTATAACTATTAGTATTTCActttaaatcatttcaaattttaaaacgTCTAAGTTAGTGAGTAAGCCTAACTGCAACAGAGCAAAACCCCATGAAGAGTGTAGTTCATGGTTGAGCTGGCCGAATCAAAATATATGATGATTTATTACTTGTTTTCCTTGAAAACACaataacacaataaaataaatgaaaaggtctgtttttcaaaaatactgGTGGCTTTATTGTCCATTTCTGGAATGACACTGTAAATTGAGAGTAACAATTCCGTTGTGAAATTAAGTAAGAGTAAAGTTTCTAGTAGGGGCAGTGCTTCGCGGAGCACATATTAATATTACAGCCTATATTCATTTTGCTCATACTGCATCAACACACATATTtctttcacacacaatttcataACGGAATCCCTACTCGGCCACAGTGCCTCCTGCTGTAAAAAGTGGGATATTCCGCCTGTCATTAGACATAAATGTAAAGACAATTTATAGAAGACTACACTTACAGTGTTATGTTATAAATTAAAAAGCACGTTTGAACTCACATccacttttgttttcaattaaatgtataCACCCATGAGAAGGCGATGCACATGATAAAGGTATGCCTGCTCAGTTTCTCATTAGAATTTGTATTAGGGATAGTGTGAATTTTTATATCATTTTTCAAAGTTGGGGCACCTGACAatcactggggaaaaaaactgtcatgTGACATGCGTTACTATGAATCATTCATCCGCATTTTTCCTGGATGATGTGCGCAGTAAAACGGGGCGTTGTGGAGACTGACCACGTCCATTCGTGGATAAACTCTTTTTAAAGACGTAGGATACCGTAATGTAAGAAAAAGAAGACCTTAAAGAAAAACAGGAAACAGTTTGTTGATTGGAGCGTTCACGGCAATGGGCAACGACAGACGGCTTTGTGCAAAGGTTCGAAGACTTCCAAGATAAacaggaatttatttattttgccatcCAAAGAtttgaggggggtgggggtgtacCGCTCATGCGTGGAACTTGTTGGGAGTTTCCCTTTTTAACGAGGAAATGTTAGTAGCTTCTCTTGCAAAAAGCAAACGGTACAAGTAACATTACTCCGTCCAAACGGGAGAGgacttatttgttttttggaggGAAGGACATGGCCAAATTGTTCCGTGCTGCTATAATGGGTCCTCCGGGATCAGGGAAAGGTACCATATCGGAAAGGATTGCGCAAAGCTTCGGCCTTCAGTATTTATCCAGTGGTCACTTTTTACGAGAGAGCATAGCCGCTAATACAGGTAAGATCAACTTGGATCatgaatattttcattcaaaaagtgTGACGCAGGAACTGAAGCATATGTTTACCGCTACACGCATATAGATAACGatccatattttatttaacacagtAGTGTAATTGAATGTTTTGAAAGTCTGCGaatatatttttgaatcaaTAAACGTCTTGTGAAacgtctttttttcttttggacatTACTCATCTATTCACTCTCGGAGTGAAAAGCAACTGAGCATGTAACTCTGAATGCATCCTTCAATAAGGACGGGCAAATAAGGACGGGCACTAATTAGATGGCTTGTGTCACGCACGCACTGACTATAAACCTGGAGGTGCTGTGGAAATTTTAGTTGATTAtacttcaaataataataattattataatattcaTACCCATTCATATGTTTATATAACTTTTCTGAATAGCGaaatcttgttttattttggttgaCCTCTCCACAGCAGGCTCCTACACTGACATTTCCACTTAGATTCTTACTTAAAAGCACTTTGAAGGCAGCTTGTTGTTGCCCATGTTACATAACAGATGTTTGACAGTCCAGTTGGCGATCGCAGGAGTTTGCCTTGTCAGTTTGAGCCAGCTCTGAACGAATACACATTTCAATTTCAGAGGAAGTACTCTTAACCCTATAAATGAACTCTATTGTCTGTCTGTTGTAAACCAGAGGCAGGAGTGCAAGTAAAGACATATGTGGAGAAAGGTATGCTAGTGCCTGATCATGTGATGACCAGGCTGATGATGCCCAGACTGGAACACATGAGTGGTCAAAGCTGGCTTTTAGATGGTAAGAAAATACTCAATTTGTTGTCGTGCACCAGTGTACATTATTTCCCTAATGCATTATCAAGCATCCTCTCTGCACTTTGTGTGCTGCTGTAATATATTTAATCTGCCTTTATTTGTCTTAAGAGAATATCTTTATTCATAATGAATGACAGAGATGGAAATTCAAGTGTTCCTTAACGGGGATTGGCCAACTTGTTTCCACCCCACTTTAGCCCAGAGCTCTTCTTTCGGAGAAAAGGCATGCATGCTAAACACAGTACTTTTACAACTGTACATAATGACTTGTGGTAACCAATACCATCTGGTCTGTAGGCTTACTCATCTACAGCAGTGCTAGGGAGGATTTAAATCAAGTCAACATATTATGTATATTGTATTGTCCATTTTTAAACAGGAATAGTGATATTTTTAATCAAGCACTAATATGTACACATCTGAGCTATGCTCAGTAAGGCATGAACAACATATTGTATTATTTCGGTGAAGCTGTCCTGAAAGCACAACAGGTCACTGTCTTTTTCCAAGTTAAATATTATCTAGTATATTTAAAATTGATGGAAACAACAGCTCGTTGAGTCACAAGTTTAAACCTGGAAGCAGGATTAGTAATCATTTAGTAAACATATCTGTTGTAGATTGgccagagaaaaaaagaagtcacaCAGTCAGGCCTACAtgcttactgtatttttttgaagTGTATATACTGCACAGTATGCTTCATTCATGTTTAAAGCACCAACCaacaacagggcccaacgcaggagccagctgCCACCCGAAAAGGTCAAAGCCCGCCAAAAGCGAGTCCATGTCAACTGCCTGCCGCGAGCAATGATGGGCGAGGGCAccaggagaggggagaggaaggcgggggggggggggggggacaacatTTTCTACATTTAACGTTACATTGTGCATTGTCACACTCATATACACGTGTATTggcaatttttgttttcaattaattgtgaggcagacatgtcaACCACTAATATTTTGGCATGTTAATGCTTGCAGCACATTTTTATATGTGCATTTTGTTCTAGTTTCCTCTCACACCCCAAAAACTTCCTTAGGTTatttaaagactaaattgtcgttacgtttgaatgtgtgtgttaatggttgtttgtctatatgtgctctgtgcttgactggtgaccagtcagcTCAGAGTAATCTGGAATAGGCTCAAGTTACCCATgatgcggtacagaaaatagatcgACGAATGTATTTATGCTTATAACACCTCTAATGTGCACCTAAGTGTACATTTACTGCACCGGTGCTGTATCCAGTCCAGTCCTGTCCAGTCGTATCTCATTCAAAGACAGAGAATTCTTGGGAGTAATTAGTCCACGTTCACATGCAGGTCTTGTGTGGACAGTAATCGTTACTGGTGGTTTTATGTACAGTGTTggttaagttcattttctacacaaactagttcatagttcataattgaaaattttgaactaagttcaccattccaaaaatgaactcgtTCATAGTTATCTGTTTCCCCCtaatgttgctgacaggctattaccctcaaaatactagcatttaatttcctcattgttgccaaccgttcagtccacactagtagccagctgcagctttcaccctacaatagtcttttttaaaaaaccagGGCTTGTGCGCTTGATGTGCAAACagaaacacgcaacacagtatgacgaatgatggtgaaaggatatctataactttgcattccttgcagctctgggtgactacaaaacaaaataaattccatattatgacagtgtgatcacaTAGTGTtgtaactaaagcattctgatacaaataataattttcctagtaatacatttttgcaATGATGTACCGCATTACAAAGcaaccaaagaacacattcactcccatttttgcagtgtccctgaacgcgcCTCGCGCACCCATGCTGCTGCGACCTGCCTGCGCAATGTAAACATGAACGGCGGTTGTCAAATACGACGATGATcccagacatatgaaggctcgtatataaTGTGTCCAGACGGGTTTTGTCCTGTCCCTTGCAAAACCTGgtactcttgaatgaaaattaactgTCGTTTgaaaaccgttctttgacgccagaatgaaCTCGTTCTCATTAACGTTCATAAGGCAGAAATGAACGAATGGAGTTCCGTTCGCTACGCCTAAAATATCGTTCGGGTACAACACTGGTTATGTAAATAAACCTTGAGAGGTGAGGCACAACCCGGATTGATCAACAGCCAATACAAACGTAGACGAGCAGAGACAGGCAACCATTCCCATTCACTTCCGGTCATTTAGGGTTGTCATTTAAACTAACAAGTATGTTTTTGGAAGCTTGAattcccagagaaaacccacgcaagcacagtgAGAACTTCTCCACACAGACAGAGCCGAGCTGATACACTTGGCCCTTATAGTGTCTGTTTAACATGTCCAACagcctgtttgtttgtgtcacaGTATCCCACTCATCTCTTTTCTCGTTTCACACCAGGTTTTCCACGGACACTTGCACAGGCCCAATCCCTGAACAATTTGTACCAGCTTGACTTGGTAATCAGTCTCAACATCCCTTATGAGACTCTTAAAGACAGACTGAGTGACCGCTGGATCCACCCAGGCAGTGGCCGAGTTTACAACATGGGCTTCAACCCACCCCGAGTGCAGGTCTGAAAAGCTAAATCTTGAAGTGATTTCTGACGTGACCAAATTATTGCTTTATAATTCAGTCtcgtgtttttaaaatgtgattctGCTTCatatcatttgtttttactgtacAACTCTTGACTGTGAACATGCTGTCTCATACGCAGACAGTTACACAAGCCAACAAGCACAAACAATTTAAAGGGAtcatattatggaaaatacatttttcaatgtttgtgtgcaaatatttggGACTCGAGAGTGCCTGcatgtgtttggtgatgtgtaaATGTGCCACAATAATGCTTTCATTGTCTTGGGCACAGGCTTGTTTTCCACACTCTTTGCTCTGCTTTAACTAGTAGAAGAAGCAatattatacatattatatattatttacagtggatataaaaagtctacacaccaaattgcatttttaaaaaaaaatctgattctgGACTGCACTTATAGCACTTTAGCTACACTATCACAGtacccaaagcgctttacaaagcctcacattcaaccattcacacacgcgtccgtccatccatccatcttctgtgatgctttatcatcactagggtcgcgggcgtgctggagcctatcccagctatattcggggGAGaggctgaactggtcgccagccaatcgcagggcacttcacacacacattcatacaccaatgggcgactgctgccatgcaaggcgctgccaggcccactgggagcaaaattagggttcagtgtcttgcccaaggacacggGATTCGAACCCGTTACACTTCGGTCACTGGatgacctgctctacctactgagagACAGCCGCCCAATAAAGTaatttgtatgtactgtattgggTTGTACAAGTTATAGGTCACGGGAGAAGTTTTGAAAGGGCTTCTCTTGGTCtcatatttttatatcacaactGGCATTTAAACGGGGGGGGTGTAGTAatgcactacatttactccgttacatttacctaattattttgataaattgtacttctcttgtaaacaaagacagtaaatatattttttgggcagtatttgctttcttttgtgttattttattaggattaaatttattattgtttcagTTAGTGATATTTTTGGGCGATACCTGAATTTGCACATACCCCTTTGATATTGTTCTCCAGTTGATGTTCAGgctttgattgaaaaaaataaatcagaacttACTCACCAGGCAGTTActtagtactttttttttttttttttaaagttacttacacttactcaagtaattatttggaggactgcCTTGAGCACAATTTGTGGCTACTCTACTCACCTCTGACTGTACATTATGTGCATAATACGGTATGTTTCCTTGAAGTACATATTGTTCACTCCTACAGTAGATAAATGTGTATGATAAGCAGGGATTTTatttaatgcaataaaaaaatgcttctgTCAAGTAAACTTTATTCCATTCAATTGCCAGTGTGCTTTCCTTTGAAGTGAAAATACttgcttccttattgaagcaccAATGACATTTGGCTTaacattttcatcaaattaTAGCGGCAAAATGAGTCATAATTTTGTTGTGCAACATTGTCATGCAGCAAAAGACAGCAGATCATGTGACAGAAAAGGCACCTCAGTTTGTAACTTTTAACGTCCCGATGTCACGGGGAAGTCGAAAATGTTCTGGAGAGGATGAGACAACATGCGAGTGGATGTCACTGGCGTGGCCTCTAAATACCGCGGTCGAAATACCAGTAATATCTTATTGGTCGAAATACGATTTGGACTCTACCAACCAATCGCGGTAACAtttgttgatgatgtcatcacattTTCCTCCATgtaatattaaatatgtataatattAGCAATTTTATATGTTTGCTTGCACAATAGAACACTGATGTTTTTTGAAACATTTCTATTGTTTTTTGTCAGAGATGTTTTTGAGTAGCATTTGTGCAATACAACACGTCCATTATTTTACACATGctcaaatacaaatgaatgcaTACATAGTACACATTTACATCACTAGACATACATAAGTACATTCACCTTAATGAGCACCTACATGATCACCTACTTGTGTAAAGATGTGTTGTACATAggtatttaaaaacatatactgtacatgcccacacatatacacacaccttAAACCCACAAAATTACCACCACCATGtacatgaatacatattttatacccTATGCATTCTGAGTGCTGAGTTATgattttgacttttaagatctgcaaaataaatgttctcaaaaatacactatatatgattttttttaaggcggacgactggttagagcgtctgcctcacagttctgaggactggggttcaatccccggccccgcctgtgtggagtttgcatgttctccccgtgcctgcgtgggttttctcgggcaccccaaaaacatgcatggtaggttaattgacaactctaaattgcccgtacgtgtgaatgtgagtgcgaatggttgtttgtttgtatgtgccctgcgattggttggcaaccagttcagggtgtaccccgcctcctgcccgatgatagctgggataggctccaggacgcctcagcggctcagaaaatggattgctggatggatgattttcaaaaaatatattttctttatctttgCTAAATGACCATACctgatattttttgtaatgtgtcaCTCTGTAAATTAAAACGGTCACTACATTATTGTATGGTTAGCAATTTACCGCCAAGACATTGTATTGAATAAATCAAACctgaaattaaaaagaaaagctgccaatattttgtcactcaaaaccattcaaagaaagaaaatataataacactttaaagaaaatattagtGTTGTTCTGAGTTTTTCTGGTTGCACGTGTTTGATTTAGCTGAGATGCAAATGTTCCTGCAAATGGGGACGGTATAGTTCAGGTGTTCGTCTCCCAACCAAAAGGTTGTAGGGTCGATCCTCGGCCATTGTGACCATGTCCGAGTGttcttgagcaagatactgaatcCCCAGTTGCTGCTGATGCTGTGTCATCATTAGGTGAATGAGCAGCCAgtgttaaagcgctttgagcaccttgaagataaaaaaaaaagtgctgtacaAGTGAAGTCCCATCTACCATTTCttgacaaaatcaaaatgttcctgacaaaatatccaGAATGTTCCTGAGAGATGATGATAGGGGTTGGTATCTCTGTTGACAACAACACCCATCGATGGCCTTCTGCCACAacagtctctgattggctattcttcTCCTCCGTGCCCAGTTATCAAATAATAAGTAAAATTcaattagaggcattagatggcACCAGACAGGGATGAATTTTCCAAAAAgaattttaacaatattctaCTATCAGatcatacagacagttttaacatatatgacaaaaagtgtttgttttttaactgcaaaaGCTCCCTTGCTTGTTCTTATACAAATGTGTGATTATTCTTGCTTCATTGTCCTTGCCCATTTGATCTGTTGAGGTTTGACTTCATTATCTCTCTGTTCACTGGGTGACGCGACAAAGAGAAAAGATGACATCACCGGGGAGCCCCTGATTCAGCACGATGATGACAAACCAGAAGCTTTGATGACTAGACTGAGACGTTACAAAGATGTGGCGAAGCCCGTCATTGACTTATACAAGTCAGTAAatacttgtttttaatttgaacaacacaagttaatgtactgtatactgtgcaTCCCACATTGCTTTCATgttccaaaaataacatttggacATAGAAGGAATAAGCAggaatttaatgttttatttttgcaatacaAGTCCAACACTCTGTTTCACTGTTtggctgttatttttttatgatcatttgATTGTCTGGTAGGATGTAACTAAAGCTTAGTATGACCTTTTATGACAATGGCAAACTGCGCCTGCTACCCGTTCTCTAATCTCTACACAGGTCACAAGGAATCCTGCACTCATTTTCTGGTACAGAAACAGATCGGATTTGGCCTTACATCAACTCTCTCCTCAGCACCAAGATGCA is part of the Phyllopteryx taeniolatus isolate TA_2022b chromosome 7, UOR_Ptae_1.2, whole genome shotgun sequence genome and harbors:
- the ak4 gene encoding adenylate kinase 4, mitochondrial isoform X1; the protein is MAKLFRAAIMGPPGSGKGTISERIAQSFGLQYLSSGHFLRESIAANTEAGVQVKTYVEKGMLVPDHVMTRLMMPRLEHMSGQSWLLDGFPRTLAQAQSLNNLYQLDLVISLNIPYETLKDRLSDRWIHPGSGRVYNMGFNPPRVQRKDDITGEPLIQHDDDKPEALMTRLRRYKDVAKPVIDLYKSQGILHSFSGTETDRIWPYINSLLSTKMHTQPVDAHQSQVHH
- the ak4 gene encoding adenylate kinase 4, mitochondrial isoform X2 yields the protein MLVPDHVMTRLMMPRLEHMSGQSWLLDGFPRTLAQAQSLNNLYQLDLVISLNIPYETLKDRLSDRWIHPGSGRVYNMGFNPPRVQRKDDITGEPLIQHDDDKPEALMTRLRRYKDVAKPVIDLYKSQGILHSFSGTETDRIWPYINSLLSTKMHTQPVDAHQSQVHH